From the Leptospira perdikensis genome, the window GAAAAGAATTGTGCGGTAAAAACCAAAGTAATTTCAAAACCTAAGCAGTCAACACGCTTTTATAAAAAAGTTCGCGGTTCAATGCGGAATTTTCTATAAATAATGAGCACTAAGAGAATGTAATGAGACATAATTCAAGAACGAATGCGACCAATAACAATACCAACTTGCAGATGTTTGATGATGAAAATCAACAGACTAACAAGAAACTGTCGGATTATCTACCAAACTCGGTTACCAGCTATTACTGGTTAGCCTGTAAATCAACAGCCTTTCTGCAATTTTCTATTGCATCAATGACTCGATTACACTTTGTCTTTTCCCTAGGTTCCATTCACTGGGATTCACTTCCTCATAACACAACTTGTTTGTTGATGGGTGGGCTCCAACCAAACAAGAAAGCGTTACTAGTTAAAGAAATATGAACTTATCGGAAGAATATTTTTAAGGAATGGATTTGGGTTTGTGGGATTGGTACATCTGTGGTAGAAGGAAACCATTGGGTGGCGGGTCTAGTTCCCCTCCCTCAATTCAGGGCGGGGTGATTATACCCTCAGTAACGCACGTTAAACTGCATATAACCATACCCCTCGCGAGCACTCTGCCCGTAACTCACTGAGGACGGGAAATTCGCAGCATTCCCTCCAATATTTCATCAAGTGAATCACCCAAAATTCTCTTGCAATATCTTGATTAAATGTAAAAATTTCAGGAACCTGGAATGGATTCCTATCTATGAAAAAAACCCTATTATTATCTTTTCTTATCTCACTTACCTTTCCCCTACTTGCAGTCAATACCGTCATTCTAAAGAACGGCAAAACACTCAAAGGGAAAGTAACCGACCAGGACGAACGAGGACTCACCGTCCAAACGGCTGAAGGACCACAAATCGTTTCCAAATCTCAGATTTTAAAAGTAGTTTATAAAGATGTGAGTGAAAAGGAAGCAGAAAGAATTCGAATCGCAGAAGAAAAAAAATTAAAAGAGAAAGAAGATAAAGAAAAAGCTAAACTAGAGAAAGAACGTCTACTTGCTGAGGCAAAGGAACAAAAACGTCTGGAAGAAGAAGCGAAACTTGCAGAACAAACAAAACTAGCCGAAGAAAAAAATAAAGAGACATTAGCGGAACGAGAAGCGAGAGCAGAGGCAGAATGGCTTGCCACAAGAAAATTGGGGCCATCACCGGCGGCGACCCAATGCGGTGGTCGCTTAGCAATCCTTTGGCGATCAGCAATTTTACCTGGTTGGGGACAACTTTGCGGTGGATACAATGTATCTGCAGGATCATTTAGTACAC encodes:
- a CDS encoding LA_0442/LA_0875 N-terminal domain-containing protein gives rise to the protein MKKTLLLSFLISLTFPLLAVNTVILKNGKTLKGKVTDQDERGLTVQTAEGPQIVSKSQILKVVYKDVSEKEAERIRIAEEKKLKEKEDKEKAKLEKERLLAEAKEQKRLEEEAKLAEQTKLAEEKNKETLAEREARAEAEWLATRKLGPSPAATQCGGRLAILWRSAILPGWGQLCGGYNVSAGSFSTLFIGTLVYSLGPLRTEEKNAQSHYDTMVLLNQIGGPGTRFNAQNISLPSELVLGFMETSFAEDLIVKSKNNAKEANAKYLAGLGTAGIIYITNLIHAFMIGQDRYPDRPSVTTGGKQIREGLDFDTGWDRPYSITGIRPQTNSVYAEVRYSILF